One Nonomuraea angiospora DNA segment encodes these proteins:
- a CDS encoding cation diffusion facilitator family transporter — protein sequence MGAGHGHGHAGSRHRWRLTVSFVLIGAYFVVELVYGLISGSLALMSDAGHMAADVVTLGAALVATRIATRPDATGKRSYGSYRAEVFASLLAVIMMLGVALYVVAEAIGRIGGPAEVSSGPMLVVGGIGLVVNLIALSLLRAGASESLNVKGAYLEVVADTAGSVGVIVAGWLITATGQTFWDTVVALAIGVFVALRAISLGRQVFAVLGQHVPEGMDAAAVAADLAALDGVRDVHDLHLWTLTSGMNVATAHLVTVDPNDHHAILDKARELLLRRHGVAHATLQVEPADHTGCDELGW from the coding sequence ATGGGCGCCGGGCACGGACACGGGCACGCCGGTTCCCGGCACCGGTGGCGGCTGACGGTCTCCTTCGTCCTGATCGGCGCGTACTTCGTGGTCGAGCTGGTCTACGGCCTGATCTCCGGCTCGCTGGCGCTGATGTCGGACGCCGGGCACATGGCCGCCGACGTCGTCACCCTGGGCGCCGCCCTGGTGGCCACCCGCATCGCCACCCGGCCGGACGCCACCGGAAAGCGCAGCTACGGCTCCTACCGGGCCGAGGTGTTCGCGTCCCTGCTGGCCGTGATCATGATGCTCGGCGTCGCGCTGTACGTGGTCGCCGAGGCCATCGGGCGGATCGGCGGACCCGCGGAGGTCTCCTCCGGCCCGATGCTGGTCGTCGGCGGCATCGGCCTGGTCGTCAACCTCATCGCCCTGTCGCTGCTGCGTGCCGGGGCCAGCGAGAGCCTCAACGTCAAGGGCGCCTACCTGGAGGTCGTGGCCGACACGGCCGGGTCCGTCGGCGTCATCGTGGCGGGCTGGCTGATCACGGCCACCGGCCAGACGTTCTGGGACACCGTCGTCGCCCTCGCCATCGGCGTCTTCGTCGCCCTGCGCGCGATCTCCCTCGGCCGTCAGGTCTTCGCGGTGCTGGGCCAGCACGTGCCCGAGGGCATGGACGCGGCCGCGGTGGCGGCCGACCTGGCGGCGCTCGACGGCGTACGCGACGTGCACGACCTGCACCTGTGGACCCTCACCTCCGGCATGAACGTCGCCACCGCCCACCTGGTCACCGTCGATCCCAACGACCACCACGCCATCCTGGACAAGGCCCGCGAGCTGCTGCTCCGCCGGCACGGCGTGGCGCACGCGACCCTCCAGGTCGAGCCCGCCGACCACACCGGCTGCGACGAGCTCGGCTGGTGA
- a CDS encoding ArsR/SmtB family transcription factor, whose amino-acid sequence MNSSSSERVVLSPDGCAVRVIDPDRVAAVCERMPAADDLADTADIFGLLSDPNRLRLLVALLDGELCVCDLAAVTGQSESAVSHALRLLRAHRIVVARRAGRMAYYRLDDPHVRMLLDVALAHTEHTEAIHPERDGAD is encoded by the coding sequence ATGAATAGCTCTTCAAGTGAGCGAGTTGTCCTGTCTCCGGACGGCTGCGCGGTCCGGGTGATCGACCCGGACCGGGTCGCCGCCGTGTGCGAGCGAATGCCGGCGGCCGACGATCTGGCCGACACCGCCGACATCTTCGGCCTGCTGTCCGATCCGAACCGGCTGCGGCTGCTCGTGGCGCTGCTGGACGGAGAGCTGTGCGTGTGCGACCTGGCGGCGGTGACCGGACAGAGCGAGTCCGCGGTCTCCCACGCCCTGCGGCTGCTGCGCGCCCACCGCATCGTCGTCGCCCGGCGCGCCGGGCGGATGGCGTACTACCGGCTGGACGACCCCCACGTACGCATGCTGCTCGACGTGGCGCTCGCCCACACCGAGCACACCGAGGCCATCCACCCCGAGCGGGACGGGGCCGACTGA
- a CDS encoding DUF4097 family beta strand repeat-containing protein encodes MGMKRAGMIAGLLVVAAVSAGCGLGGPLDEDTKSYDVTDKVAGIRVGSDSGTVEVVESDRQGIHVTEHLVWRKNKPETSHGVEGDTLALTYKCPRTWGLGSGGVACDVNYKVEIPKGLRVKITSDSGDLTLKDLSGEVDVHSDSGVIEASGLSGKRVVTETDSGDVELAFTAQPDKVVSSSDSGAVTVRVPQGPYHVITKTDSGSKHVTAANDASAPRTIEVSSDSGDLEVVTP; translated from the coding sequence ATGGGCATGAAGAGAGCGGGCATGATCGCAGGGCTGCTGGTGGTCGCGGCGGTGTCAGCCGGGTGCGGCCTCGGTGGCCCCCTCGATGAGGACACCAAGTCCTACGACGTCACCGACAAGGTGGCCGGCATCAGGGTCGGGTCCGACTCCGGCACCGTCGAGGTGGTGGAGTCGGACCGCCAGGGCATCCACGTGACCGAGCATCTCGTCTGGCGCAAGAACAAGCCGGAGACCAGCCACGGCGTGGAGGGCGACACGCTCGCCCTGACGTACAAGTGCCCCCGCACCTGGGGGCTGGGGAGCGGGGGCGTGGCCTGCGACGTGAACTACAAGGTGGAGATCCCCAAGGGCCTCCGCGTCAAGATCACCTCCGACTCCGGGGACCTGACGCTGAAGGACCTGTCCGGCGAGGTGGACGTCCACAGCGACTCCGGGGTGATCGAGGCCAGCGGGCTGTCGGGCAAGCGGGTCGTCACGGAGACCGACTCGGGGGACGTCGAGCTCGCCTTCACCGCGCAGCCGGACAAGGTCGTGAGCTCCTCGGACTCGGGCGCGGTCACGGTCCGCGTGCCGCAGGGGCCGTACCACGTGATCACCAAGACCGACTCCGGCAGCAAGCACGTCACGGCGGCCAACGACGCCTCGGCGCCGCGTACGATCGAGGTCTCCAGCGACTCCGGCGACCTGGAGGTCGTCACCCCCTGA